Below is a genomic region from Halobacterium sp. CBA1132.
GCTCATTCGGAAGTTCGACGAAGTGTACGAGGCGCCCATCGGACAGGGCTACGGGATGACGGAGGCGTCCCCGCACCTCGCGAACACGCTGATGACGACGGAAGTCAGGGACCTCCCGGAGGACGAGCAGGACCGCCTCCGGATGAAGGCCGGCGTCCCCGCGCCGGGCGTGAAGATTCGGCTGCGCGACGAGGACGGTGAGCCGGTGCCCCACGACGGCGAGACGCCGGGTGAGGTGCAGGCGCGGGCGCCGTGGCTCGCGGGCGAGTACTACGAGCGCCCGGACGCCAGCGAGGCGTCGTGGACCGACGACGGCTACTTCAAGAGCGGAGACGTAGCGACCATCGACGAGTACGGCTACATCGACGTCGTGGACCGCCTCGACGACGTCATCAAGAGCGGCGGCGAGTGGATTTCTTCCATCGAACTGGAGAACGCGCTCATCGGCCACGACGGCGTCACGGAAGCGTCTGTCATCGGCGTGGACCACGAGAAGTGGCAGGAACGCCCCGTGGCGTACGTGGTCGTCGAGGACGGCGTGACCGTCGACGACTTGCGCGACCACCTCCTCGCGGAGTTCCCGAAGTGGTGGCTGCCGGACCGCTTCGAGTTCGTCGACGACGTGCCGAAGACGTCCACCGGGAAGTTCGACAAGCTCGCGCTCACCGAGGAGTTCGAGGAGCGGTACGGGTCGCTGCCGGTCGAGGAGTAGCGCCTACAGCGAATTCCCGTTTTCCGCGTCGATGTTGTCGAAGAGGTCGGGGCTGGCGCCGAACTCCAGGACGTTCGTCATCACGGACGTGCGGACGTTCAGCACGGTCTTGCCGTGGTTCTTGTAGAACTCGTGGAGCCAGCGCTCGCCCTGCTCGCGGGTCGGGAACAGCATGATGGACTTCCACTGGTACTCGCCGTCCGAGAGGAAGTACATCAGCGTGTGCTCGGAGTCCCGGATGTGCTCCATCGTCTCGCGCCACTCGTCGGCGAAGTACTCGGGGTTGAACTTGAACTCGAACAGCTCGAAGACGAAGTACTCCTCGTTCGGGACGATGGCCTCCCGGAACACGCCGGCGTCGCGCATGTTGCGGATGGACTCGTTGACGGTGACGTAGGAGACGTCGATGTCGTAGTCGGCTTCGAGGATGTCCGCGAGGTCGCGGGAGGAGACGCCGGGGTCTTTGGCTAGCTC
It encodes:
- a CDS encoding winged helix-turn-helix domain-containing protein; this encodes MTNDTPAYDFKDRDVVILRELAKDPGVSSRDLADILEADYDIDVSYVTVNESIRNMRDAGVFREAIVPNEEYFVFELFEFKFNPEYFADEWRETMEHIRDSEHTLMYFLSDGEYQWKSIMLFPTREQGERWLHEFYKNHGKTVLNVRTSVMTNVLEFGASPDLFDNIDAENGNSL